The following coding sequences are from one Vibrio syngnathi window:
- a CDS encoding GGDEF domain-containing protein — MNSFTWNRYFETGIGVVDEQHQYLVGFINHYGNLLSENTISIEDISIALLDLTSYAEFHFKEEESLMRARNLYRSHIEEHIKVHRVFMQDIYSMQAFILEEDQVSARQLLDFLIHWLAYHILGIDQNMARQMTAIEEGATPLQAFEAEEKQQDSSTVPLLAALKGLFEQVSERNKQLLRFNQLLEDKVEERTAELKRANKRLEELSLTDSLTNLHNRRSAFKQLALHWQDSKELGMPLVCIMIDADHFKRINDTSGHDAGDLVLKTLSRELKNTFRNDDIVCRLGGDEFLVICPDTDLKGGMYIAETARQQVSELEVETSNQVWIGSISVGVAEITEEFGSMNDLIKAADESVYLAKNAGKNSVCSIQI; from the coding sequence ATGAATTCATTTACTTGGAATAGATACTTCGAAACAGGCATTGGTGTCGTAGATGAACAACATCAATACCTCGTCGGTTTTATCAACCACTATGGCAATTTACTGTCTGAAAACACTATCTCAATCGAAGATATTAGCATCGCTTTACTCGATCTCACGAGCTATGCCGAGTTTCACTTTAAAGAAGAAGAATCTTTGATGAGAGCTCGTAATTTATATCGCTCTCACATCGAAGAACACATCAAAGTTCATCGTGTATTTATGCAAGATATCTACAGCATGCAAGCTTTCATCTTGGAAGAAGATCAGGTGTCCGCACGTCAGCTACTGGACTTCCTCATTCATTGGCTTGCTTACCACATCCTCGGCATCGACCAAAACATGGCGCGACAAATGACCGCCATAGAAGAGGGCGCGACACCTCTGCAAGCCTTTGAAGCGGAAGAAAAGCAGCAAGACTCTTCGACTGTGCCTTTGTTGGCGGCTCTTAAAGGCTTATTTGAGCAAGTCTCTGAACGCAATAAGCAGTTGTTACGCTTCAACCAGTTACTCGAAGATAAAGTTGAGGAACGCACCGCAGAATTAAAAAGAGCGAACAAGAGACTTGAAGAGCTGTCATTAACCGACTCTCTCACTAATTTGCATAACCGTCGTAGTGCTTTTAAACAGTTAGCGCTGCATTGGCAAGACTCCAAAGAACTGGGCATGCCTTTGGTGTGCATTATGATTGATGCCGACCACTTCAAGCGCATTAATGACACTAGCGGTCATGATGCAGGCGACTTGGTGCTAAAAACCCTCTCGCGTGAACTGAAAAACACGTTCCGTAATGATGATATTGTTTGCCGGTTAGGTGGCGATGAGTTCTTGGTAATCTGCCCAGATACTGACCTTAAAGGTGGGATGTACATCGCGGAAACCGCTCGACAGCAAGTGTCTGAATTAGAGGTTGAAACCAGTAATCAAGTTTGGATTGGCAGTATTAGTGTCGGTGTCGCTGAAATAACCGAAGAATTCGGCTCAATGAATGATTTGATTAAAGCCGCCGATGAGTCCGTCTATTTAGCGAAAAACGCGGGGAAGAACAGCGTTTGTTCGATTCAGATTTAG
- the pheS gene encoding phenylalanine--tRNA ligase subunit alpha has product MQHLEEIIANATTAIDTADSLVALDEVRVQYLGKKGELTLQLQSLGKLPPEERRTAGQEINKAKGAVQQAIAARKDALQRAELEAKLAEETIDVSLPGRRIENGGLHPVTRTVERIEQFFGELGFSTESGPEIEDAFHNFDALNIADDHPARTDHDTFFFNPDLMLRTHTSGVQIRTMENGKPPFRFIAPGRVYRNDYDQTHTPMFHQVEGMLVDENVNFAQLKGILNDFLCNFFEEEVEVRFRPSFFPFTEPSAEVDVKRKDGKWLEVLGCGMVHPNVLRSVGIDPEKYSGFAFGMGVERLTMLRYGVNDLRAFFENDLRFLKQFK; this is encoded by the coding sequence ATGCAACATCTAGAAGAGATCATTGCTAATGCAACGACTGCTATTGATACAGCAGATTCGTTAGTCGCACTTGATGAAGTGCGAGTTCAGTATTTAGGTAAGAAGGGTGAACTCACTCTTCAACTACAAAGCCTAGGTAAACTTCCACCTGAAGAGCGTCGCACTGCTGGTCAAGAGATCAACAAAGCGAAAGGTGCTGTTCAACAAGCGATCGCAGCTCGTAAAGACGCACTTCAACGTGCAGAGCTTGAAGCGAAACTAGCTGAAGAAACTATCGATGTGAGCCTACCAGGTCGTCGCATTGAGAACGGTGGTCTTCACCCAGTGACTCGTACAGTTGAACGTATCGAACAGTTCTTTGGTGAGCTTGGCTTTAGCACTGAGTCTGGCCCTGAGATCGAAGATGCATTCCACAACTTTGATGCACTAAACATCGCAGACGATCACCCAGCTCGTACTGATCACGATACTTTCTTCTTCAACCCTGATCTAATGCTACGTACGCACACTTCTGGTGTTCAAATCCGTACGATGGAAAACGGCAAACCGCCATTCCGCTTCATTGCTCCGGGTCGTGTTTACCGTAACGACTACGATCAAACTCACACGCCAATGTTCCACCAAGTGGAAGGTATGTTAGTTGATGAGAACGTAAACTTTGCACAACTTAAAGGCATTCTTAACGATTTCCTTTGTAACTTCTTTGAAGAAGAAGTTGAAGTGCGTTTCCGTCCTTCATTCTTCCCGTTCACAGAGCCTTCAGCTGAAGTTGACGTGAAACGTAAAGATGGCAAATGGCTAGAAGTTCTAGGTTGTGGCATGGTTCACCCTAACGTACTTCGCTCTGTTGGCATCGACCCTGAGAAATACTCTGGTTTTGCATTCGGTATGGGTGTAGAGCGTCTAACGATGCTTCGTTACGGCGTAAATGACCTTCGTGCGTTCTTCGAGAACGACCTTCGTTTCCTTAAACAATTCAAGTAA
- a CDS encoding outer membrane beta-barrel protein: MKKTLLALALLGASSTAMADSWLYGGAMGGQNSLGNKEETAMGIHVGTGILPFIGVEAGYWDLGSFDSVKYGNQTLTKLDASTTYLAIKPSIDFGPLHVYAKGGLHSYELKANGFKQDEVDIMYGVGAEYFIFGPLSVGASYQNFNMKDDDSGVFSLNATIHLL, translated from the coding sequence ATGAAAAAAACGTTATTGGCTCTAGCACTGCTAGGTGCATCTTCAACAGCGATGGCTGATTCTTGGTTGTACGGCGGCGCAATGGGTGGTCAAAACTCATTAGGTAATAAAGAAGAGACAGCAATGGGTATCCACGTGGGTACGGGCATCCTTCCATTTATTGGTGTTGAAGCGGGTTACTGGGATCTAGGTTCTTTCGACAGTGTTAAATACGGCAACCAAACACTGACTAAACTAGACGCAAGCACAACTTACCTAGCAATCAAACCAAGCATCGATTTTGGTCCTCTTCACGTTTACGCGAAGGGTGGTCTTCACTCTTACGAGCTTAAAGCGAACGGCTTCAAGCAAGACGAAGTTGATATCATGTACGGTGTAGGCGCAGAATACTTCATCTTTGGTCCACTATCTGTAGGCGCTAGCTACCAAAACTTCAACATGAAAGATGACGACTCAGGCGTTTTCTCTCTAAACGCAACTATCCACCTACTGTAA
- a CDS encoding efflux RND transporter permease subunit yields the protein MSAPAGFLRHNYDESSQMETVMEHDSQKPAFDHQNRDNRNVDSVNGDLNNSWHSIPTKRSFIVLLVVFSIIILSALGAKNLYFRGDYNIFFEGTNKQLMAFDEIQTTFAKTDNLAIVVAPEDGNVFTPETLTLIQTLTVDAWQIPYSSRVDSLANYQHTEAIEDDLLVEDLLYEEYEHTPERIAKVKQIALNEPLLKNALVSASGDVTIVNVTVQLPEVDKTAEVQEVIAAINTMIAKYQADYPNVEFHKAGIIAMNNAFMMSAQEDSSTLVPLMLLVVLVFLTFMLRSFFSVVATLVVIISSIVATMGLSGWAGMFLSTATVNVPTLVLTLAVADCVHVIVTMRQAMQRGMEKAQAIQYSIKLNAMPILITSVTTAIGFLMMNMSDSPVLRDFGNLSALGVIIACFLSVTMLPALLKLLPVKTLPTNEVAESKVTFMDKLGDFVVANRKALLPISTLVIVGAAALIPLNKVNDESVKYFDTSSEFRQAADFMEETVSGMTTISIAVKTNESQAIADPVFLQAIGDFTDWLRVQPETDHVATLSDVYMRLNKNMHGDDDSYYQLPLNRELAAQYLLLYEMSLPYGLDLNNQINVDKSSIKMVLTVDNLGSVELVELEERIYSWFAANAPQYEVVASSPSLMFAHIGETNMASMLSTLPITLVLISGLMIFALRSVRLGVISLVPNIAPAIIGFGLWALISGEINLGLSVVVTLTLGIVVDDAVHFLSKYQRARMEGKSAEEAVRYAFHTVGRALWITTVVLVAGFSVLAMSSFRLNSDMGLLSAIVIFIALVVDFILLPSLLMIFDKQTHYADKPQHEPKPDTKSLANPTAELTTSTK from the coding sequence TTGTCAGCTCCGGCTGGCTTTTTAAGACACAACTATGACGAATCGTCACAAATGGAGACTGTGATGGAACATGACAGCCAGAAGCCTGCTTTCGATCACCAAAATCGAGATAACCGTAACGTTGATAGCGTAAACGGGGATCTAAATAACAGTTGGCACTCAATACCGACCAAGCGTTCGTTTATCGTTCTGCTGGTGGTTTTTTCAATCATCATTCTCTCTGCATTAGGGGCAAAGAACCTCTACTTTAGAGGGGACTACAACATATTCTTCGAAGGCACCAACAAACAGTTGATGGCGTTCGACGAAATTCAAACCACCTTTGCAAAAACCGACAACCTTGCGATTGTTGTCGCACCTGAAGATGGCAATGTCTTCACCCCAGAAACCCTCACCTTAATTCAAACCCTCACGGTTGATGCGTGGCAGATCCCGTACTCAAGCCGTGTCGATTCGCTGGCCAATTATCAGCACACCGAAGCCATTGAAGATGACTTGTTAGTGGAAGATTTGCTGTACGAAGAATACGAGCACACGCCCGAGCGAATCGCCAAAGTGAAACAGATCGCCCTCAACGAGCCACTGCTTAAAAACGCATTAGTATCAGCCTCTGGTGATGTGACCATTGTTAACGTCACCGTGCAATTACCTGAAGTAGATAAAACCGCGGAAGTGCAAGAAGTGATCGCGGCTATCAATACTATGATCGCCAAGTACCAAGCCGATTACCCGAATGTCGAATTCCACAAGGCAGGCATCATTGCCATGAACAACGCGTTTATGATGTCGGCTCAAGAAGACAGCTCAACACTCGTGCCGTTAATGCTGTTGGTGGTGTTGGTGTTCCTCACCTTTATGCTGCGCTCGTTCTTTAGCGTGGTAGCGACCTTAGTTGTGATTATCTCTTCGATTGTCGCCACCATGGGTTTGTCTGGCTGGGCAGGGATGTTCCTCAGCACAGCAACCGTCAACGTACCTACCTTAGTGTTAACCCTTGCTGTTGCCGATTGTGTTCACGTGATTGTGACCATGAGACAAGCTATGCAGCGCGGGATGGAGAAAGCACAAGCCATTCAATACAGTATTAAGCTGAACGCGATGCCGATTTTGATTACTTCGGTGACCACCGCGATTGGTTTCTTGATGATGAACATGTCGGATTCTCCCGTATTACGAGACTTCGGTAACTTGTCGGCATTGGGCGTGATCATCGCGTGTTTCCTTTCTGTGACTATGCTTCCTGCGCTGTTAAAACTCTTGCCAGTGAAAACTCTGCCAACAAATGAAGTCGCGGAAAGCAAAGTAACCTTTATGGATAAACTGGGCGATTTTGTGGTGGCTAACCGCAAAGCACTGCTGCCGATTTCTACCTTAGTGATTGTTGGCGCAGCCGCGTTAATTCCATTGAACAAAGTGAATGATGAATCGGTGAAGTATTTCGATACCTCAAGCGAATTCAGACAAGCAGCCGATTTCATGGAAGAGACTGTAAGTGGCATGACGACTATCAGTATCGCGGTGAAAACCAACGAGTCTCAAGCGATAGCTGATCCTGTGTTCTTGCAAGCTATTGGTGACTTTACCGATTGGCTACGCGTACAACCAGAAACCGACCATGTGGCCACGCTTTCCGATGTTTACATGCGTTTGAATAAGAACATGCATGGCGATGACGATAGCTACTACCAACTGCCACTTAACCGAGAGTTAGCCGCGCAATACTTACTGCTTTACGAGATGTCATTGCCGTACGGTTTGGACTTGAACAACCAGATCAATGTCGATAAATCATCGATCAAAATGGTGCTGACGGTGGACAACCTAGGCAGTGTGGAATTGGTTGAACTCGAAGAACGCATTTACTCATGGTTTGCCGCTAATGCGCCGCAATATGAAGTGGTGGCGTCGAGCCCGTCATTGATGTTTGCACACATTGGCGAAACCAACATGGCGAGCATGCTATCAACTCTGCCTATCACATTAGTGCTTATCTCGGGCTTGATGATCTTCGCATTGCGCTCGGTTCGCTTGGGCGTGATCAGCCTAGTGCCAAACATTGCCCCGGCGATTATCGGCTTTGGCTTGTGGGCGCTTATTTCGGGTGAAATCAACTTGGGTTTGTCAGTCGTAGTCACGCTCACGTTGGGTATTGTTGTCGATGATGCGGTGCATTTCTTAAGTAAATACCAACGCGCCAGAATGGAAGGGAAATCAGCAGAAGAAGCGGTTCGATACGCTTTCCACACCGTCGGTCGCGCATTGTGGATCACCACGGTCGTGCTTGTAGCTGGTTTCTCTGTACTGGCGATGTCGAGCTTCAGACTCAATTCCGATATGGGCTTACTCAGTGCGATTGTGATTTTCATTGCGTTGGTGGTCGACTTCATTTTGCTACCTAGCTTACTGATGATCTTCGACAAACAGACTCACTATGCAGATAAACCTCAACACGAACCAAAGCCTGACACCAAGTCGCTGGCTAATCCAACCGCCGAACTGACTACATCAACCAAATAA
- a CDS encoding outer membrane lipoprotein-sorting protein codes for MTIGALLAFPVLADPAKGLEIAEQRKAVDVGWGDSVATMEMLLRNKQGESSSRLMRLKSLEVDDDGDKGLTIFDEPRDVKGTAFLNHSHITKSDDQWLYLPALKRVKRISSRNKSGPFMGSEFAYEDLSSFELEKYTFNYIEDAKIEGVDTFVLEQVPTDKNSGYTMQKVWLDQQYYRPVQVEFYDRKGALLKTLSFQDYKQYLNQYWRAHTMSMQNHQTGKSTVLTTTDLAFQTGLKDKDFQKNTLKRAK; via the coding sequence ATGACTATTGGCGCGCTATTAGCCTTCCCAGTGTTAGCAGACCCAGCAAAAGGCTTAGAAATTGCCGAGCAACGTAAAGCAGTCGATGTCGGGTGGGGCGATTCTGTTGCAACCATGGAAATGCTACTTCGCAACAAACAAGGCGAAAGTAGCTCGCGTCTAATGCGATTGAAGTCGTTAGAAGTCGATGACGATGGTGATAAAGGGCTGACTATTTTTGATGAGCCACGCGACGTAAAAGGCACGGCTTTCCTCAACCATTCACACATTACCAAATCCGATGACCAATGGTTGTATCTGCCTGCATTGAAACGTGTAAAACGCATCTCTTCACGCAACAAATCTGGCCCGTTTATGGGCAGTGAATTTGCGTATGAAGACTTGAGCTCGTTTGAGTTAGAAAAGTACACCTTTAACTACATTGAAGACGCCAAAATCGAAGGTGTCGATACCTTTGTTTTAGAGCAAGTTCCTACCGATAAGAACTCTGGCTACACCATGCAAAAGGTATGGTTAGACCAGCAATATTACCGCCCAGTTCAGGTTGAATTTTACGACCGCAAAGGCGCGTTGTTGAAAACCCTCTCGTTCCAAGATTACAAACAATACCTAAACCAATACTGGCGCGCGCACACTATGTCGATGCAAAACCACCAAACAGGTAAAAGCACCGTATTAACCACGACAGATTTAGCGTTCCAGACCGGTCTTAAGGACAAGGACTTCCAAAAAAACACACTTAAACGTGCAAAGTAA
- a CDS encoding TetR/AcrR family transcriptional regulator has protein sequence MFGFGCKGDKQSIFGCKGVLSKKQQSIADREVELMLLAKDLVREQGFGNLTMDKLTAASSYSKGTIYNHFCSKEDVVLALCIHSLKTEALMFARSGEFEGNTREKIVALHVAYRIYARMEPVLSTCAIMAKSPWVLEKASSARVTEMNELEELVIEQADSMVNRAVEAGDLKFSSGVGSDAIVFANWSIAFGSNALSQNASNSHCIKRLQDPYSVLHNANMLLDGLNWQPLSSDWDYRKTWRRVEQELFSEEVAYLESVGR, from the coding sequence ATGTTTGGCTTTGGTTGTAAAGGCGATAAACAAAGTATCTTTGGTTGCAAAGGCGTGCTGTCTAAGAAGCAGCAATCCATAGCCGACCGAGAAGTAGAATTGATGTTGTTAGCAAAAGATCTGGTTCGAGAACAAGGGTTCGGAAACCTCACGATGGATAAGCTGACGGCGGCGAGCTCTTATTCTAAAGGTACGATATATAATCACTTTTGCAGTAAAGAAGACGTGGTTTTAGCGTTATGTATTCATTCTTTAAAGACCGAGGCGTTGATGTTCGCTCGCTCCGGAGAGTTTGAAGGCAACACACGTGAAAAGATCGTCGCACTGCACGTTGCTTACCGAATCTATGCTCGCATGGAGCCGGTACTATCAACTTGCGCGATCATGGCGAAAAGCCCGTGGGTACTAGAGAAAGCGTCTAGTGCACGTGTCACCGAGATGAACGAACTGGAAGAGTTGGTGATCGAACAAGCCGATTCAATGGTAAACCGAGCAGTAGAAGCCGGTGACCTAAAGTTCTCTTCAGGTGTGGGTTCCGATGCCATCGTGTTTGCAAACTGGTCAATCGCATTTGGTTCAAATGCCTTGTCACAGAATGCATCAAACAGTCATTGTATCAAGCGGTTACAAGACCCATATTCAGTATTACACAACGCGAACATGCTTTTGGACGGCCTCAACTGGCAGCCTCTTTCTAGCGATTGGGATTACCGCAAAACCTGGCGCCGTGTAGAACAAGAACTGTTCAGTGAAGAAGTCGCTTACTTAGAATCGGTAGGCCGATAA